From Primulina tabacum isolate GXHZ01 chromosome 2, ASM2559414v2, whole genome shotgun sequence, one genomic window encodes:
- the LOC142538058 gene encoding protein FD-like, whose protein sequence is MTIQQSPVQENQCPIPLHCIFPNTINGFPPKITSDDPFISLPLQMWTSPSSSNSIPFSSSSSYAILGNDTNSSNSRLPKPMEEIWNDITLSSLHPGNNSSRGMILQDFFGKDPPHSAVDASPPPPPPTVLSLSSRQEQYFNRAQLGLHPQDHRGHVSSHVSPLVLPFEGRVTDESPGCGNKRFPDLGRSSVDRHHKRMMKNRESAARSRARKQENIVLHHLFTPNISISCVFQDTVSSFLFEFFLVHFLDLTCAVYKKKG, encoded by the coding sequence ATGACAATACAGCAATCCCCCGTACAAGAGAACCAGTGTCCTATTCCCCTACATTGCATCTTTCCAAATACAATCAATGGATTCCCACCTAAAATTACCTCCGATGACCCCTTCATTTCATTGCCTCTCCAAATGTGGACATCTCCTTCCTCTTCAAACTCGATCCCCTTTTCATCTTCCTCTTCCTATGCAATTCTTGGAAATGATACCAATAGTAGTAACTCCAGATTGCCCAAACCTATGGAAGAGATTTGGAATGACATCACCCTTTCTTCTCTTCACCCGGGCAATAACTCCTCTCGTGGGATGATTCTTCAGGATTTTTTTGGTAAAGATCCGCCACACTCAGCCGTGGATGCTTCTCCTCCCCCTCCGCCACCCACTGTTCTCAGCTTAAGCTCTCGTCAGGAACAGTACTTTAATCGCGCTCAACTTGGTTTGCATCCTCAAGATCATCGTGGTCACGTTTCAAGTCATGTGTCTCCTCTCGTCTTGCCGTTTGAAGGCCGGGTTACCGACGAGAGTCCCGGCTGTGGGAATAAGAGGTTCCCTGATTTGGGTAGAAGCTCCGTCGACCGCCATCACAAGCGTATGATGAAGAACCGCGAGTCTGCTGCTCGTTCAAGAGCTAGAAAACAGGAAAATATCGTTCTTCATCATCTCTTTACACCAAACATTAGTATTTCTTGTGTATTTCAAGATACAGTTTCATCATttcttttcgaatttttcttgGTTCATTTTCTTGATTTAACTTGTGCAGTATACAAAAAAAAAGGATGA
- the LOC142536854 gene encoding NEP1-interacting protein-like 1, with protein sequence MNESMEFYGYPPHSRPPSSLASAAESCLLGSLVNKIKEFVRFAVSAVVGNVFSAVLTFFFALVGTLLGAMTGALIGQETESGFVRGASVGAISGAVFSIEVFESSLLLWQSEESGIQCVLYLIDVIASLLSGRLVREQIGPAMLSAVQSQMLAIETTFEESPNIFDMGGTNGLLEETVKKIPKIRITGDDIADTSGEGVSCSVCLQDFQIGETVRCLPHCQHLFHLPCIDTWLVRHGSCPMCRRDL encoded by the exons ATGAATGAATCGATGGAGTTTTATGGATACCCACCTCATTCTCGGCCGCCGTCTTCATTAGCATCAGCTGCAGAATCTTGTTTACTTGGTTCTTTGGTGAATAAGATCAAAGAATTCGTTCGATTTGCTGTTTCTGCCGTCGTTGGGAATGTTTTCTCTGCAGTTTTAACTTTTTTCTTCGCCTTAG TGGGTACGTTATTAGGAGCCATGACTGGAGCACTTATCGGCCAAGAGACGGAGAGTGGATTTGTGAGAGGGGCTTCGGTTGGTGCCATATCAGGGGCTGTGTTCTCGATCGAGGTCTTTGAATCATCCCTGCTTCTATGGCAGTCTGAAGAATCTGGGATTCAATGTGTCCTATATTTG ATTGACGTGATAGCAAGCCTTCTGAGTGGTAGACTTGTGCGGGAGCAAATTGGTCCAGCTATGCTTAGCGCCGTGCAAAGTCAG ATGCTAGCCATTGAAACAACGTTTGAAGAATCCCCAAACATTTTTGACATGGGCGGGACGAATGGTTTGTTGGAAGAGACCGTCAAAAAGATTCCAAAGATAAGAATTACTGGAGATGACATTGCTGATACTTCTGGGGAGGGAGTCTCTTGTTCGGTCTGCCTTCAG GATTTTCAAATAGGGGAGACCGTGCGATGTTTGCCCCATTGTCAACACTTGTTTCATCTACCTTGCATCGATACTTGGCTAGTAAGACATGGTTCTTGCCCAATGTGCAGAAGAGACCTGTGA
- the LOC142536853 gene encoding aspartyl protease family protein 1: MYPRSTLTPSILLLWLFQFSAARIFTLEMHHRFSDHVKEWSRRTGSGYQAHKWPGKGSVEYYALLVSHDRVLHGRRLSNSGGALTFSDGNSTLRISSLGFLHYTTVTVGTPGMRFLVALDTGSDLFWVPCNCMKCASTDDSPYSSDFELSIYDPDGSTTSQNVTCRNDLCSNHDSCSGTSNNCQYHVSYVSSETSTSGILVEDVLHLRTLENDVDFVKVYVTFGCGQVQTGAFLDIAAPNGLFGLGLEKISVPSILSREGYVSDSFSLCFGYDGTGRINFGDKGSLDQEETPFSMNTFHPIYNVIVTQVRVGTNDLDSKFVALFDSGTSFTYLVDPLYTMLSDSFNSYIRDKRLPPDPRLPFEYCYMMSPDTNTSLIPVMSLVMNGGGQMIVHDPIVVISSPNELVYCLAIVKSQELNIIGQNFMTGHCIVFDREKLVLGWEQFDSLHAGYDAKNSNAFQPEDVNNNSVPPSVSVTFLNHTTKSDELQSSTARNLVISSLYNVITFYLIQAFLIHTVIVV, translated from the exons ATGTATCCGCGATCCACATTAACGCCATCAATTTTGCTTTTATGGCTGTTTCAGTTCTCCGCCGCTCGGATTTTCACACTGGAAATGCACCACCGATTTTCCGATCATGTCAAGGAGTGGTCTCGACGGACAGGTTCCGGTTATCAGGCGCATAAGTGGCCGGGAAAGGGTAGTGTGGAATACTATGCGCTTTTAGTAAGTCATGATCGCGTGTTGCATGGGAGGAGATTGTCTAATTCAGGTGGCGCTCTCACTTTCTCTGATGGCAACTCTACTTTGCGAATCAGCTCTTTAGGATT TTTGCATTATACAACAGTGACGGTTGGGACGCCTGGTATGAGATTTCTTGTGGCCCTTGATACAGGGAGTGATTTATTCTGGGTTCCCTGCAACTGTATGAAATGTGCATCTACAGATGATTCGCCTTATAGTTCT GATTTTGAGCTAAGCATATACGATCCAGATGGGTCGACTACAAGCCAAAATGTAACTTGTCGCAATGACCTATGTTCCAATCATGACAGCTGCAGTGGTACCTCTAACAATTGCCAATACCATGTGTCATATGTGTCATCCGAAACTTCGACTTCTGGAATTCTGGTTGAAGATGTCCTTCACCTAAGGACATTAGAAAATGATGTGGACTTCGTAAAGGTGTATGTAACATTTGG CTGCGGGCAGGTCCAAACTGGCGCCTTTTTGGATATCGCTGCTCCAAATGGTCTATTTGGTCTAGGTTTGGAGAAAATATCAGTTCCTAGTATCTTGTCAAGAGAAGGCTATGTATCAGATTCTTTCTCCTTGTGTTTTGGGTACGATGGGACGGGGAGGATTAACTTTGGTGATAAGGGTAGCCTCGACCAAGAAGAGACCCCATTCAGTATGAACACATTCCA CCCTATCTACAATGTTATTGTGACTCAAGTTCGTGTGGGAACTAATGACCTTGATTCAAAATTCGTGGCACTTTTTGATTCCGGCACATCCTTTACATACCTGGTTGATCCTTTATATACAATGCTTTCAGACAGC TTCAACTCATATATAAGAGATAAGCGGCTTCCACCTGATCCAAGACTCCCTTTTGAATACTGTTATATGATGAG CCCCGACACAAATACAAGTTTGATTCCCGTTATGAGCCTTGTAATGAATGGGGGAGGACAGATGATTGTTCATGATCCAATAGTTGTCATCTCAAGTCCT AATGAACTTGTATACTGCTTAGCTATTGTCAAGAGTCAAGAACTTAATATAATCGGGC AAAACTTCATGACCGGCCACTGCATTGTTTTTGACCGAGAAAAACTTGTCCTTGGTTGGGAGCAATTTGATT CCCTTCATGCAGGTTATGATGCGAAAAATTCAAATGCTTTTCAACCTGAAGATGTAAACAATAACAGCGTGCCACCATCTGTCTCGGTGACCTTCCTTAATCACACTACTAAATCTGATGAACTACAAAGCAGCACTGCTCGAAATCTAGTCATATCATCATTATACAATGTTATTACATTTTATCTAATTCAAGCTTTTTTGATACATACGGTCATTGTCGTTTAA
- the LOC142536856 gene encoding ubiquitin-conjugating enzyme E2 10-like, which translates to MSSKRILKELRELQRDPPTSCSAGPVAQDMFHWQATIIGPNESPYAGGIFQVTIHFPPDYPFKPPKVAFRTKVFHPNINNNGNICLDILKDQWSPALTISKVLLSICSLLTDPNPDDPLVPEIANMFKSDKAKYDSMARTWTHKYAMG; encoded by the exons ATGTCTTCAAAAAGAATTCTCAAGGAACTTAGAGAATTGCAAAGAGACCCTCCGACTTCGTGCAGTGCAG GTCCAGTTGCTCAAGACATGTTCCATTGGCAAGCCACAATAATAGGACCAAATGAGAGCCCCTATGCAGGTGGAATTTTCCAAGTCACTATTCATTTTCCCCCTGATTACCCTTTTAAACCTCCAAAG GTCGCTTTTAGGACAAAAGTGTTCCACCCAAATATTAACAACAATGGGAATATCTGCTTGGATATACTCAAGGATCAATGgagtccagctctgaccatatcCAAG GTTTTGCTTTCGATATGCTCTTTGCTTACCGATCCAAATCCGGATGATCCACTGGTACCGGAAATTGCTAACATGTTCAAAAGTGACAAAGCAAAGTACGACTCCATGGCCCGCACTTGGACTCACAAATACGCGATGGGCTAA
- the LOC142536855 gene encoding rac-like GTP-binding protein ARAC1, with the protein MSASRFIKCVTVGDGAVGKTCLLISYTSNTFPTDYVPTVFDNFSANVVVNGNTVNLGLWDTAGQEDYNRLRPLSYRGADVFILAFSLISKASYENVSKKWIPELKHYAPGVPIVLVGTKLDLRDDKQFFVDHPGAVPITTAQGEELSKMIGAPAYIECSSKTQQNVKGVFDSAIKVVLQPPKQKKKKSRAQKACSIL; encoded by the exons ATGAGCGCTTCGAGATTCATCAAGTGTGTGACAGTAGGTGATGGCGCTGTTGGCAAGACCTGTCTCTTGATTTCCTACACCAGCAACACCTTCCCCACG GATTATGTGCCAACCGTGTTCGATAATTTCAGTGCAAATGTGGTCGTCAATGGAAACACTGTTAACCTTGGCCTGTGGGATACTGCAG GACAAGAGGATTACAATAGGTTGAGACCTTTGAGTTATCGTGGAGCTGATGTTTTCATTTTGGCATTTTCTCTTATTAGCAAGGCCAGCTACGAAAATGTCTCCAAGAAG TGGATTCCTGAACTGAAGCATTATGCCCCTGGTGTCCCTATAGTTCTTGTTGGAACAAAACTCG ATCTTCGGGATGACAAGCAGTTCTTCGTTGACCATCCAGGTGCTGTACCGATCACTACGGCACAA GGTGAGGAGCTGAGTAAGATGATTGGAGCTCCTGCTTACATTGAATGTAGTTCAAAAACGCAACAG AATGTCAAGGGAGTTTTTGATTCTGCCATTAAAGTCGTGCTCCAGCCACCCAagcaaaagaaaaagaagagtAGGGCCCAGAAGGCATGTTCTATATTGTGA